One Triticum dicoccoides isolate Atlit2015 ecotype Zavitan chromosome 4B, WEW_v2.0, whole genome shotgun sequence genomic window carries:
- the LOC119296323 gene encoding protein ALTERED XYLOGLUCAN 4-like — protein MGTNFPQSHHLQNTHFSLPRKQFLTYILYALLPLALLHYLLFNPLAAPKPPLLAREAAPSQHGHAPVNALEEQLPPPPPDRGGQASEETQGGDVSASGSASSPCDYSDGEWVPDGRPPLYDGTSCGTIKDGQNCMAHGRPDTGYLHWRWWPRRCDLPAFSPEAFLRWLRNRHLAFVGDSMARNQGESLLCLLASRSRPDLVYRDGEENKFRRWVFREYNATVSIFWSPLLVRVVEKAEQDGVRHNNVFLDSFDERWMSQLGAVDAAVLSVGHWFLIPGVYHDGGRVVGCHDCADLNLTETAFFGVFKEAVHRTLAEVARRHGADRKVVAVTTFSPAHFEGDWDKAGACPRRHPYREDEKELGYTENEMRKTVLEAVAAHAGDGPLRFAALDVTKLANLRPDGHPGPYMRSDPFAGGADARVQNDCVHWCMPGPIDTFNEILLQTVAG, from the exons ATGGGCACCAATTTCCCGCAGAGCCACCACCTCCAGAACACCCACTTCTCACTCCCCAGGAAGCAATTCCTCACCTACATCCTCTACgccctcctccccctcgcgctcctccACTACCTCCTCTTCAACCCGCTGGCCGCGCCCAAGCCGCCGCTCCTGGCGCGAGAGGCGGCGCCGTCCCAGCACGGGCACGCGCCCGTCAATGCGCTTGAGGAGCAGCTGCCCCCGCCCCCTCCCGACCGAGGGGGCCAAGCATCGGAGGAAACTCAAG GCGGAGACGTGTCGGCGTCAGGATCCGCGTCGTCGCCGTGCGACTACTCCGACGGCGAGTGGGTGCCGGACGGGCGCCCGCCGCTCTACGACGGGACGAGCTGCGGCACCATCAAGGACGGCCAGAACTGCATGGCCCACGGCCGCCCGGACACCGGGTACCTCCACTGGCGGTGGTGGCCGCGGCGCTGCGACCTCCCCgccttctccccggaggcgttcctCCGCTGGCTCCGCAACAGGCACCTGGCCTTCGTCGGCGACTCCATGGCGCGCAACCAGGGCGAGTCGCTGCTCTGCCTCCTCGCCTCCCGCTCCCGGCCGGACCTCGTGTACCGGGACGGCGAGGAGAACAAGTTCCGGCGGTGGGTCTTCCGGGAGTACAACGCCACCGTGTCCATCTTCTGGTCGCCGCTCCTGGTGAGGGTCGTCGAGAAGGCGGAGCAGGACGGCGTGCGGCACAACAACGTGTTCCTCGACTCGTTCGACGAGCGGTGGATGTCGCAGCTGGGCGCGGTCGACGCGGCCGTCCTGTCCGTCGGGCACTGGTTCCTGATCCCCGGCGTCTACCACGATGGCGGCAGGGTCGTGGGCTGCCACGACTGCGCGGACCTCAACCTCACCGAGACGGCCTTCTTCGGCGTGTTCAAGGAAGCCGTGCACCGCACGCTCGCCGAGGTCGCCCGGCGGCACGGCGCGGACAGGAAGGTGGTCGCGGTCACCACGTTCTCGCCGGCGCACTTCGAGGGGGACTGGGACAAGGCCGGCGCGTGCCCCAGGAGACACCCGTACAGGGAGGACGAGAAGGAGCTGGGCTACACGGAGAATGAGATGAGGAAGACCGTCCTGGAGGCGGTGGCCGCCCACGCCGGCGACGGGCCCCTGCGGTTTGCGGCGCTCGACGTGACGAAGCTGGCCAACCTGCGGCCGGACGGCCACCCGGGGCCGTACATGCGCAGCGACCCGTTCGCCGGCGGGGCGGACGCGCGGGTGCAGAACGACTGCGTGCACTGGTGCATGCCCGGCCCGATCGACACGTTCAACGAGATCCTGCTACAGACCGTCGCGGGGTGA